Proteins co-encoded in one Chlorogloeopsis sp. ULAP01 genomic window:
- a CDS encoding fatty acid desaturase, with translation MQSKVTQLSNPSSCESSYEATTLPFSLGDLKTAIPAECFRPHTGKSLYYFFRDILCISLLYAIALTWDSWFFMPIFWVMQGTMFWALFVVGHDCGHQSFSKHKWLNDLIGHLSHTPILVPYHGWRISHRTHHKNTGNIDDDESWYPVTESQYKAMPLVQKIGRYYLFLLAYPVYLFKRSPNKSGSHFLPSSPLFKPSEKWDVITSTTLWTLMLALLGFLTYEWGWMWLLKYYVGPYIVFIIWLDLVTFLHHTEPDIPWYRGNDWYFLKGALSTVDRDYGFINHIHHDIGTHVAHHIFLNIPHYNLKQATEAIKPVLGDYFRKSEEPILSALWRSCRSCHFVPDTGRKVYYTSPRKGLGIGD, from the coding sequence GTGCAATCCAAAGTTACTCAGTTAAGCAATCCTTCTAGCTGCGAATCATCCTATGAAGCAACCACGTTACCGTTTTCTCTTGGTGATTTGAAAACTGCAATTCCAGCAGAATGTTTTCGTCCTCACACGGGAAAATCTTTATATTATTTCTTTCGTGACATTTTGTGCATTAGCCTTCTGTATGCGATCGCTCTCACTTGGGATTCTTGGTTTTTCATGCCGATTTTTTGGGTAATGCAAGGAACGATGTTTTGGGCTTTGTTCGTAGTGGGGCATGACTGCGGACATCAATCATTTTCTAAACACAAATGGCTCAATGATTTAATTGGACATTTATCTCACACGCCAATACTTGTTCCTTATCATGGCTGGCGAATTAGCCATAGAACCCATCATAAAAATACTGGTAACATCGATGATGATGAAAGCTGGTATCCCGTGACGGAATCACAGTATAAGGCAATGCCCTTGGTGCAAAAAATTGGGCGTTATTATTTGTTTTTGTTAGCTTACCCGGTGTATTTGTTCAAGCGCTCTCCTAACAAGTCAGGTTCACACTTTTTACCTAGCAGCCCACTTTTTAAACCTTCAGAAAAATGGGATGTTATTACCAGCACTACACTTTGGACTTTGATGCTCGCTTTGTTAGGGTTTCTCACCTATGAATGGGGTTGGATGTGGTTGCTGAAATACTACGTTGGGCCATATATCGTATTTATTATTTGGCTTGATTTAGTCACATTTTTGCACCATACTGAACCTGATATCCCTTGGTATCGCGGAAACGATTGGTATTTTCTCAAAGGTGCTTTGTCAACTGTTGACAGGGATTATGGTTTTATCAATCACATCCATCACGATATTGGTACTCATGTTGCTCACCATATTTTCCTGAATATCCCTCACTACAATTTGAAGCAGGCAACTGAGGCAATTAAACCTGTTTTAGGTGATTACTTCCGTAAATCTGAAGAACCAATTTTAAGTGCTTTATGGCGTTCTTGTAGAAGTTGCCATTTTGTACCGGATACTGGCAGAAAAGTTTACTACACCAGCCCCAGAAAGGGATTAGGGATTGGTGATTAG
- a CDS encoding glutamate-5-semialdehyde dehydrogenase: MIVDVLDDNLEPIASARRAYGASFKLGITKGADRSRAVLAMAEALRQSFDDILEANTLDLEASREMAVPDLILDWLKLTPKRLEAAVETLQRLGELSDPLRRVRSADYQLEDSQTYTQLMPLGVIAFIYEAFPELAAIAAGLCIKTGNSLILKGSTEASHSNEAIANALQNAIIDAGLPSGCIELIKAEHGASIRDLVSQDQYLNLVIPYGRSSLIQQVVRQSTAPVLKSAMGNCYLYWSLSGSLEMVRWMIVDSHCSEPDPVNAIEKVLIHRQAMPSSLITLWNSLQEKGFEIKADAELVEAFPQLHLAKDGEWGSAYLNNTVAFKLVDSLEAAIAWINHYSSGHADCIVTESYQESRQFALGVNSASSYINASPRFNRNPARGDGVFLGMSNQRGHRRGLISLESLTTVKHIVQGNGRF; encoded by the coding sequence ATGATAGTGGATGTTTTAGATGATAACCTCGAACCTATTGCCAGCGCTAGACGTGCATATGGCGCTTCCTTCAAGCTGGGAATTACCAAAGGAGCAGATCGCAGTCGTGCTGTATTGGCAATGGCAGAGGCATTAAGGCAGTCTTTTGACGATATTCTGGAAGCCAATACCTTGGATTTAGAAGCCAGCAGGGAAATGGCTGTACCGGATTTAATTTTGGATTGGCTGAAGCTAACGCCAAAACGACTAGAAGCGGCTGTAGAAACTTTGCAAAGGTTAGGGGAGTTATCAGATCCGCTGCGACGGGTACGGAGTGCTGATTACCAACTCGAAGACTCTCAAACTTATACACAGTTAATGCCTTTGGGAGTGATTGCTTTTATTTATGAAGCCTTCCCAGAATTAGCTGCGATCGCAGCTGGTTTGTGTATCAAAACTGGCAACTCTTTGATTCTCAAAGGCAGCACCGAAGCTAGTCACTCTAACGAGGCGATCGCCAATGCCCTACAAAATGCCATTATCGATGCAGGGTTGCCCTCTGGCTGCATCGAACTTATCAAAGCAGAACATGGCGCTTCCATCCGCGATTTGGTTAGCCAAGATCAGTACCTGAATTTAGTTATTCCCTACGGGCGTTCAAGCTTAATCCAGCAGGTAGTGCGGCAGTCCACAGCACCAGTTTTAAAGTCAGCAATGGGTAATTGTTACCTATATTGGTCGTTAAGTGGCAGTTTAGAAATGGTGCGCTGGATGATCGTTGATAGCCATTGTAGTGAGCCAGATCCTGTTAACGCCATTGAAAAAGTACTAATTCATCGCCAAGCGATGCCATCATCCCTAATTACCTTGTGGAATAGCTTACAGGAAAAAGGCTTTGAAATCAAAGCAGATGCGGAATTAGTAGAAGCTTTTCCGCAGCTGCACTTAGCTAAGGATGGAGAATGGGGAAGCGCTTATTTAAACAATACAGTAGCTTTCAAACTTGTAGATAGCTTAGAAGCAGCGATCGCCTGGATTAATCATTATAGTAGCGGTCATGCCGACTGTATTGTCACAGAATCTTACCAAGAAAGCCGACAATTTGCCCTGGGAGTTAACAGCGCTTCCAGCTACATTAATGCTTCCCCGCGCTTTAATCGCAATCCAGCGCGAGGAGATGGGGTATTTCTAGGTATGTCTAATCAAAGAGGTCATCGACGCGGTTTAATTAGCTTAGAAAGTTTAACTACTGTCAAGCACATTGTGCAAGGCAATGGCAGGTTTTAA